One genomic window of Amphiura filiformis chromosome 3, Afil_fr2py, whole genome shotgun sequence includes the following:
- the LOC140148311 gene encoding putative transmembrane protein 244 yields MAATTKEIALKLLIGVLSFYSVYYIAASLLHGIFVLENFDGKIPFHYQSYDSVFHNKTVWQNPYFLSDFLAMECTFVSATFVFLTFMRSGLWDYAVTITLLHCGLVCLVNLTFPLVWEWWLSVLIGMILMISAGELMNCYINRLKTGKFSPNRDKNTIS; encoded by the exons ATGGCTGCCACTACAAAG GAAATCGCATTGAAGTTGCTGATAGGTGTTTTATCCTTCTATTCAGTGTACTACATTGCTGCAAGTCTTCTGCATGGGATATTTGT CCTTGAGAATTTTGATGGTAAAATCCCTTTCCACTACCAAAGCTATGACAGTGTGTTTCACAATAAAACAGTGTGGCAGAATCCATATTTTCTAA GTGATTTTCTAGCTATGGAATGTACTTTTGTGTCAGCTACATTTGTCTTTCTTACATTCATGAGGTCAGGATTATGGGACTACGCCGTTACCATCACATTATTACACTGTGGACTTGTGTGTTTAG TAAACCTGACATTTCCATTGGTCTGGGAGTGGTGGCTGAGTGTGTTAATAGGTATGATACTAATGATCTCTGCAGGAGAATTGATGAACTGTTACATCAATCGTCTTAAAACGGGTAAATTCTCACCAAATAGAGACAAGAATACTATCTCATGA
- the LOC140148310 gene encoding uncharacterized protein has translation METLSCFNPFAGFKLNLKRTKRNRIKPRPPPRQRFHSVTSSTVLSNDEFLIQRVTIERRRNSISDPDCDRFPAEVGGDSIGPPSYNEIVAAFFEPPPSYQQAILSKVSDEDVSLARTEAWVRASGDLVRRRSNDEPVEVQDLPLEIPRRRRAASSPIARVTVPPSDDVATTTTTLNDDTILGTPSNTVDTPVDRTVDRHNNHNVEILNPGSISPGTRRRIRQSWTHCLQWIVQYSIECNFRSTIAHFLSMVTQALHIKKEHGANSSRYPISIGSLSVQIPHTFSRRMWCDLVFAFGFCTSSGIQTDPSRASDYVVVPRGLTREELQRYKQVLTGLIELPYYTVKTAANLSPHETENVVALLSYTVSTQNDVLPLDHTLVRPIWDEHKRPWLLLQSLNYTAEKLKREHNRRSESLLRLPIREMERYKLQLTRTILIAFSEEYTQVL, from the exons ATGGAAACTTTATCGTGTTTCAACCCTTTTGCTGGTTTTAAGCTGAATCTTAAAAGGACGAAAAG AAACAGAATCAAACCACGACCTCCACCACGTCAACGATTTCACTCCGTGACTTCGTCAACAGTACTCAGCAACGACGAGTTCTTGATCCAGCGTGTCACCATAGAAAGACGGCGAAATTCCATCTCAGATCCCGACTGCGATCGGTTCCCCGCCGAAGTCGGTGGCGATTCCATCGGCCCACCATCTTATAACGAAATCGTCGCTGCGTTCTTTGAGCCACCACCTTCGTATCAGCAAGCTATTCTGAGTAAAGTTTCGGATGAGGATGTGTCGCTTGCCAGGACGGAGGCATGGGTTAGAGCAAGCGGTGATCTGGTTAGGAGAAGAAGCAATGACGAACCAGTTGAAGTTCAAG ATTTACCATTAGAAATTCCTCGACGAAGACGTGCTGCTTCCTCTCCAATAGCCAGAGTGACTGTCCCGCCATCTGACGATGTGGCAACTACAACCACTACCCTTAATGACGACACAATACTCGGTACCCCCAGCAATACTGTGGACACACCAGTGGACAGAACAGTGGACAGACACAACAACCATAACGTGGAAATCCTCAATCCAGGGTCCATCAGTCCGGGAACACGGAGGAGGATACGACAAAGTTGGACCCATTGCCTGCAGTGGATCGTACAATACTCTATAGAATGCAATTTCAGAAGTACAATAGctcattttctttcaatg GTAACACAAGCATTACACATCAAGAAAGAACACGGAGCAAACAGTAGCAGATATCCAATCTCCATTGGGTCATTATCCGTCCAGATACCGCATACATTCAGTCGTAGAATGTGGTGTGATTTGGTCTTTGCGTTTGGGTTTTGTACCAGTAGTGGAATACAGACAGACCCATCAAGAGCATCGGATTATGTTGTTGTGCCTAGAGGTTTGACACGGGAAGAACTGCAAAGATATAAACAGGTTTTGACGGGACTTATAG AATTGCCCTACTACACAGTAAAGACTGCTGCTAATTTAAGTCCACATGAAACAGAGAATGTTGTAGCACTG TTATCGTACACCGTGTCAACACAAAATGATGTGTTACCTCTGGATCACACTCTAGTCAGGCCAATCTGGGATGAACACAAACGGCCATGGTTGCTACTACAAAGTCTAAATTACACCGCAGAAAAATTGAAGCGAGAACATAACAGGAGGTCGGAGAGTTTACTGAGGCTACCGATCAGGGAAATGGAGAGATACAAACTGCAACTGACAAGGACTATTTTGATTGCTTTCTCAGAGGAATATACTCAAGTGCTATAG